Proteins encoded by one window of Streptococcus suis S735:
- the recF gene encoding DNA replication/repair protein RecF (All proteins in this family for which functions are known are DNA-binding proteins that assist the filamentation of RecA onto DNA for the initiation of recombination or recombinational repair.) produces the protein MWLERLELQHFRNYNQLDIEFHKGLNVFLGENAQGKTNILESIYVLALTRSHRTRTDKDLLQFQEKELSISGLLHRTSGKVPLDIHLTDKGRVTKVNHLKQAKLSNYIGHMNVVLFAPEDLQLIKGAPALRRKFIDVELGQIKPLYLSDLSNYNHVLKQRNTYLKSTDKIDENFLSVLDQQLAEYGSRVIQHRIDFLKKLEEFGNRKVQEISGNREELTIEYQTSIELTDDVNLIDKFLTELEKSRKRDLFKKNTGVGPHRDDVAFFINGMNAHYASQGQHRSLVLSLKLAEIELMKEVTREYPILLLDDVMSELDNNRQIKLLETITDTIQTFITTTSLDHLHKLPDSLKIFHIESGKVTESE, from the coding sequence ATGTGGCTAGAACGATTAGAGTTACAACATTTTCGCAATTACAACCAATTAGATATTGAGTTCCACAAAGGGCTCAATGTCTTTTTAGGCGAAAACGCCCAAGGAAAAACCAATATTCTAGAATCTATCTATGTTTTAGCCTTAACACGAAGTCATCGAACACGGACAGATAAGGACCTACTACAGTTTCAAGAAAAGGAATTATCTATTTCTGGTTTACTCCATCGCACAAGCGGTAAAGTTCCCCTTGACATTCACTTGACAGACAAGGGACGAGTGACCAAGGTCAACCATCTCAAACAAGCCAAGCTTTCCAACTATATCGGCCACATGAATGTTGTTCTCTTCGCCCCTGAAGATTTACAGCTGATAAAAGGTGCGCCTGCTTTGAGAAGAAAGTTCATCGATGTCGAGCTCGGGCAAATCAAGCCACTCTATCTCTCTGACCTATCGAATTATAACCACGTTTTAAAACAAAGAAATACTTACCTCAAATCTACAGATAAGATTGATGAGAACTTCCTATCTGTGTTAGATCAGCAACTTGCTGAATATGGTAGTCGTGTTATCCAACATCGTATTGACTTTCTAAAGAAATTAGAGGAATTCGGAAATAGAAAAGTTCAAGAAATATCTGGCAATCGGGAAGAATTGACAATCGAATACCAGACCTCAATCGAATTGACAGATGATGTCAATTTAATTGACAAATTCTTGACGGAACTAGAAAAGTCTCGTAAACGTGATTTATTTAAGAAAAATACAGGAGTTGGACCACATCGAGATGATGTAGCTTTCTTTATAAATGGAATGAATGCCCATTATGCTAGCCAAGGTCAGCACCGCAGTCTCGTTCTGTCACTCAAACTAGCTGAAATTGAGCTGATGAAAGAAGTCACACGAGAGTACCCAATTCTACTCTTAGATGATGTTATGAGTGAGCTGGATAATAATCGTCAAATCAAACTATTAGAAACTATTACAGATACGATTCAAACATTTATTACAACGACATCTTTAGACCATTTACATAAGCTACCTGATAGTTTAAAAATCTTCCATATTGAGTCTGGTAAGGTTACTGAGTCAGAATAA
- the guaB gene encoding IMP dehydrogenase, producing the protein MSNWDTKFLKKGFTFDDVLLIPAESHVLPHDIDLKTQLAPNLTLNLPIISAAMDTVTDSKMAIAMARAGGLGVIHKNMSIAEQADEVRKVKRSENGVIIDPFFLTPEHTIAEAEKLMATYRISGVPIVETLENRKLVGIITNRDMRFISDYSQPISTNMTSDELVTAPVGTDLATAEAILHKHRIEKLPLVDENGRLSGLITIKDIEKVIEFPNAAKDEFGRLLVAGAVGVTSDTFERAEALFEAGADAIVIDTAHGHSAGVLRKIKEIRDHFPTRTLIAGNIATAEGARALYEAGVDVVKVGIGPGSICTTRVIAGVGVPQVTAIYDAAGVAREYGKTIIADGGIKYSGDIVKALAAGGHAVMLGSMFAGTDEAPGETEIFQGRKFKTYRGMGSIAAMKQGSKDRYFQASVNEANKLVPEGIEGRVAYKGSVADMIFQMVGGLRSGMGYVGAGNLTELHENAQFIEMSGAGLKESHPHDVQITNEAPNYSVQ; encoded by the coding sequence ATGTCAAACTGGGACACTAAATTTTTGAAAAAAGGCTTTACTTTCGACGATGTATTACTTATTCCGGCTGAAAGTCATGTATTACCACATGATATTGATTTAAAAACACAATTAGCACCAAATTTGACCCTTAATCTTCCGATTATTTCTGCTGCCATGGATACAGTAACAGATAGCAAAATGGCTATCGCTATGGCGCGTGCAGGTGGTTTGGGCGTCATCCATAAGAACATGTCTATCGCGGAGCAGGCAGATGAGGTGCGTAAGGTAAAACGTTCTGAAAATGGTGTCATTATCGATCCATTCTTCTTAACACCAGAACACACCATTGCTGAAGCTGAGAAATTGATGGCTACTTATCGTATTTCCGGTGTGCCAATCGTTGAAACATTGGAAAATCGTAAGTTGGTCGGTATTATCACCAACCGCGATATGCGTTTCATTTCAGATTACTCACAGCCAATTTCGACCAACATGACAAGCGATGAATTGGTGACAGCGCCAGTTGGAACAGATCTTGCGACTGCGGAGGCTATTCTTCACAAGCATCGTATTGAAAAATTGCCATTGGTTGATGAAAATGGTCGTTTGTCAGGCTTGATTACCATCAAAGATATTGAGAAAGTGATTGAGTTCCCAAATGCTGCGAAGGATGAATTTGGTCGTCTCTTGGTTGCGGGTGCTGTTGGTGTTACATCTGATACTTTTGAACGTGCAGAAGCCCTTTTTGAAGCGGGTGCAGACGCGATTGTCATCGATACAGCTCACGGTCACTCAGCAGGCGTTCTTCGCAAGATTAAAGAAATCCGTGACCACTTCCCAACTCGTACCTTGATTGCCGGCAACATTGCCACAGCTGAAGGAGCTCGTGCTCTTTATGAAGCTGGTGTTGATGTTGTGAAGGTCGGTATTGGACCAGGTTCAATCTGTACAACACGTGTTATCGCAGGTGTCGGTGTACCACAAGTGACAGCTATCTATGATGCAGCTGGTGTTGCGCGTGAATATGGTAAAACGATTATCGCTGATGGTGGTATCAAGTATTCAGGAGATATTGTCAAGGCACTTGCCGCTGGTGGTCATGCCGTTATGCTTGGTTCTATGTTTGCAGGAACTGATGAAGCACCAGGTGAGACAGAAATCTTCCAAGGTCGTAAGTTCAAGACCTATCGTGGTATGGGCTCTATCGCTGCCATGAAACAAGGTTCAAAAGACCGTTACTTCCAAGCATCTGTCAATGAAGCCAACAAACTTGTTCCAGAAGGAATTGAAGGACGTGTAGCCTATAAAGGTTCTGTTGCAGATATGATTTTCCAAATGGTTGGTGGACTTCGCTCAGGTATGGGCTATGTAGGTGCTGGTAACTTGACTGAATTGCATGAAAATGCACAATTCATCGAAATGTCAGGTGCTGGTTTGAAAGAAAGCCATCCACACGATGTTCAAATCACAAACGAAGCTCCAAACTATTCAGTTCAGTAA